One Capricornis sumatraensis isolate serow.1 chromosome 8, serow.2, whole genome shotgun sequence genomic region harbors:
- the DDIAS gene encoding DNA damage-induced apoptosis suppressor protein produces MNRRRKFLLASVLALQNSSFIYPSCQKCFSRIILVSKRSNCPKCGSTGEAENAIYRYKLSLKVAESNKLFGITVFGSCLDAFFGLTATGLHRYIQDPSEIPETLGSDTTQNLLTKAVETCFVGQNFVFGVTNFENQHGNGSGSSNFSEQCSDHKRVVKALIACQIIPPDPSVVGFTVIDYFRQLLQLSAVRKLHCGSQTPNGHLLALESSNSDLSNLCGPDSSSCFEPHDKDYFPGFWQLSLELTSVVSQLTDDGFSASEQSKAIGTLHQNRKCISSAEATGSSSCLDTIQGSWSLVSHMDKKSSAQKLDEEPGLQANQPSAVHSNHHEIGVPDSNLFPMKVQERFEPRNTKSFHSAVEVTYSQHEITCHQNQEVDTPPTFQQRCMCYPSSSLRLEEIASGSQDCDLEIWDDLPLSESLNKFLAAIESEIAINQTDASSRKCCLDNDISKLHVDHSRLSLTPQRTPGALHTPHIALRSPPATVKANSSRDNFLSNHEANPSPSVHKESQPENRAEALSFSGNKRDISEHSLPNVHLSALFPSSKGSGTTVALKSMRILPRETEISCKHNTSEADHSCLSSKYNNGCGEKSLSEMSEKLTTLHSRRYNVVSNFPSLENKQYCRWPKNQGNSLTICRKLTYPLEALHSTPDRSMNTLRAMLYEHTGNNLTQNCSTGHEGNYSASVDLFDDSPKEMDIVTDMTKRSQDILLQWGKSLAESHHIESDFSLRSLSENSSQSSQKLSLQNTSASLYPRTCPSPPHFQSDSEYDFEYSQDFVPCSQSTPVTGFHQSRIHGMKGAFQKLPAFYLDLDANYKKTRISSANDAQQATPICQKNIKTPSQKSRSPTVSGITPPEISNNHPVTECLETDADEWVPPTTQKVFPSEMLGFRAMGLKKCHAAYNSPDQNELPRKKLKYVKQRTGKCLIKKELNLKNMLTAAVIKQKTPDCNNIRSGWISKESVLGRGSCAEVKCCLPFSENWSPSAHEAKSAWSPELFSQNVT; encoded by the exons ATGAATAGAAGAAGAAAATTTCTTCTTGCCTCAGTTCTTGCTCTCCAGAATTCTAGTTTTATATATCCTTCATGTCAAAAGTGCTTTTCTCGGATAATCCTGGTCTCCAAAAG GTCTAACTGTCCAAAATGTGGCTCTACTGGTGAAGCTGAAAATGCCATTTACAGATACAAGCTTTCCTTAAAAGTTGCAGAATCAAACAAATTATTTGGCATTACTGTGTTTGGAAGCTGCTTAGATGCATTTTTTGGTCTCACGGCCACTGGTTTGCACAG gTACATTCAGGATCCCAGTGAAATTCCAGAAACTCTGGGCAGTgatacaactcaaaacctattAACTAAAGCAGTGGAAACTTGCTTTGTTGGACAAAACTTTGTTTTTGGAGTGACG AATTTTGAAAACCAGCATGGAAATGGTTCAGGTTCTAGTAACTTCTCAGAGCAGTGCTCAGACCACAAGAGAGTAGTTAAAGCACTCATAGCTTGCCAGATCATTCCACCAGACCCAAGTGTTGTAGGCTTCACTGTCATTGACTATTTCCGTCAGCTTTTGCAGCTTTCTGCTGTCAGGAAACTTCACTGTGGCTCCCAGACACCTAATGGCCACTTACTTGCTTTAGAAAGTTCGAATAGTGATCTCAGCAACTTATGCGGCCCTGACAGCAGTTCTTGTTTTGAGCCCCATGACAAAGATTATTTTCCAGGATTCTGGCAGCTATCACTAGAACTCACTTCTGTTGTTTCACAACTAACAGATGATGGCTTTTCAGCTTCAGAACAAAGCAAGGCCATTGGTACTCTTCACCAGAACAGAAAGTGCATCTCCTCTGCAGAGGCCACTGGTTCCAGTAGCTGCCTTGATACCATTCAGGGTTCATGGAGCCTTGTTTCACATATGGACAAAAAGAGTTCAGCACAAAAGTTAGATGAAGAACCTGGCCTACAGGCTAATCAGCCAAGTGCAGTTCATAGCAATCATCATGAAATTGGAGTTCCTGACTCTAATTTATTCCCTATGAAAGTACAGGAGCGATTTGAACCAAGGAATACAAAATCCTTCCACAGTGCAGTGGAAGTTACATATTCTCAGCATGAGATAACATGTCACCAGAATCAGGAGGTAGATACCCCCCCCACTTTTCAGCAGAGATGTATGTGTTATCCATCTTCATCACTCAGACTTGAGGAAATAGCCAGTGGTTCCCAGGACTGTGACCTCGAAATCTGGGATGACCTGCCACTCTCTGAAAGCCTTAACAAATTTCTGGCAGCTATCGAAAGTGAAATCGCTATAAACCAGACAGATGCCAGTAGCAGGAAATGTTGTCTTGATAATGACATCAGTAAACTACATGTGGACCACAGCAGGTTATCATTGACTCCACAAAGAACCCCTGGAGCCTTGCATACACCACATATAGCCTTAAGGTCACCACCAGCAACAGTCAAAGCAAACTCCAGCAGAGATAACTTCCTTTCCAACCATGAAGCAAATCCAAGTCCTAGCGTTCATAAGGAATCACAGCCAGAGAACAGAGCAGAGGCTCTCTCATTTAGTGGTAATAAAAGAGATATTTCTGAACATTCTCTACCAAATGTTCATCTGTCAGCTCTGTTTCCATCTTCAAAAGGCTCAGGCACAACAGTTGCTCTTAAGTCTATGAGAATTCTACCACGTGAGACTGAAATTTCATGTAAGCACAATACTTCAGAGGCTGACCATTCTTGTCTCAGCAGCAAGTATAATaatggatgtggagaaaaatcACTTTCAGAAATGAGTGAAAAGTTGACAACTTTGCATTCTAGGAGGTATAATGTTGTTTCCAACTTTCCCAGCTTAGAAAATAAACAATACTGTAGGTGGCCAAAGAATCAGGGCAACAGTTTGACAATTTGCAGGAAACTCACATATCCTTTAGAAGCTCTTCACAGTACTCCAGACAGAAGTATGAATACATTGAGAGCAATGCTTTATGAACACACTGGTAATAACCTAACACAGAACTGTTCTACTGGTCATGAAGGCAATTACAGTGCTTCTGTGGATCTCTTTGATGATAGTCCTAAAGAGATGGACATTGTAACAGACATGACCAAAAGGTCACAGGATATTTTATTACAGTGGGGAAAGTCTTTGGCAGAAAGTCATCATATAGAATCTGATTTTTCACTGAGATCACTTTCTGAAAATTCCAGCCAGTCATCACAAAAATTATCCTTGCAAAACACATCTGCCTCTCTCTATCCAAGAACCTGTCCCTCTCCACCTCATTTTCAGTCAGATTCAGAATATGATTTTGAATATAGCCAAGACTTTGTTCCATGTTCACAGTCAACTCCAGTTACTGGATTCCACCAAAGTAGGATTCATGGGATGAAAGGAGCTTTCCAAAAATTACCTGCTTTTTATTTGGACCTTGATGCCAACTATAAAAAAACAAGGATTTCCTCTGCAAATGACGCACAGCAAGCCACCCCTATCTGtcaaaaaaatataaagacacCTAGCCAGAAATCCAGAAGCCCTACTGTATCTGGTATTACACCACCAGAGATCTCCAACAACCATCCTGTCACTGAATGCCTTGAAACTGATGCTGACGAATGGGTCCCTCCTACCACACAAAAAGTGTTTCCTTCAGAAATGCTTGGATTCCGGGCCATGGGTCTAAAGAAATGCCATGCTGCTTATAATTCTCCTGATCAAAATGAATTaccaagaaaaaaactgaaatatgtaAAGCAAAGAACTGGTAAATGCTTAATTAAGAAAGAGTTAAATTTAAAGAATATGCTTACAGCAGcagttataaaacagaaaactccTGACTGTAACAATATAAGGTCAGGCTGgatttctaaagagtcagttttGGGACGTGGTTCTTGTGCGGAAGTCAAATGTTGCCTCCCATTTTCAGAAAATTGGTCACCTTCAGCACATGAAGCTAAAAGTGCTTGGTCTCCTGAATTGTTCTCACAAAATGTCACCTAA